The following coding sequences are from one Lolium rigidum isolate FL_2022 chromosome 6, APGP_CSIRO_Lrig_0.1, whole genome shotgun sequence window:
- the LOC124659932 gene encoding uncharacterized protein LOC124659932 has protein sequence MPLAVTHEEGEGSGSRKSCSPALRRGRKRNRGGISTAEAMTTRSRARDQQQFSRSKSARNKLDGSGERLPSEGCGKRKKAKLDGSGRRVPSERSSRKRKSRLERKAKKRNRGEEEEEEEEDGSCSSAGSSPLREPYMPHGIVIGKSIDPMIYNMYSDMQDKYYRKIARQMEIPTLYERTPPNCLVNDPTLLHIREPARQIVLSAAQFVVGLSSSIDGKPLAWCSGILKDLDRKKRTGTVVTTAHLIRTARPSPDAWLCRDEYASNVKVTVHLRGGAVAKGRLLYHQKHYNLAFFRVKMHQSIQLPHFIDKVECAQDIFELGRDESVKLVIHHGRVKYSNPDVYERNHHMRIEGPHRNREYDNGGPVIDLDGKVVGMIDSCPEGSFIPSSILLKCFHLWENFGRIRRPHLGLKFSAISLLNPVHVEDILIKHKIKEGLIVLEVSADSTAEKCGIRVGDVVERVNGKCISTVVELEDMLLSIVVNSEDGLDSDLDVEIQIYCTRRHLRRIKVLTVKVSEDAEFVARGIQVFSASGLVTSSPRTSPSTSPSEPRPEEERCYAY, from the exons ATGCCGCTTGCCGTCACACATGAGGAGGGGGAGGGGTCCGGATCCAGGAAATCCTGCTCCCCTGCGCTCCGTCGAGGCAGGAAGCGGAACAGGGGTGGGATCTCTACCGCCGAGGCCATGACAACCCGGTCGAGGGCGCGCGATCAGCAGCAATTCTCGCGCTCCAAATCGGCAAGGAACAAGCTTGATGGGAGCGGTGAGAGATTGCCATCGGAGGGGTGCGGGAAAAGGAAAAAAGCCAAGCTTGATGGGAGCGGCCGGCGAGTACCATCGGAGAGGTCCTCCAGGAAACGGAAAAGCAGGTTGGAGAGGAAGGCGAAGAAGAGAAataggggggaggaggaggaggaggaggaggaggatggctcCTGCTCCTCTGCAGGCAGCTCTCCGCTTCGCGAGCCTTACATGCCCCATGGCATTGTAATAGGCAAATCCATCGACCCTATGATATACAACATGTATAGCGATATGCAGGACAAGTACTACCGGAAAATAG CTCGCCAGATGGAAATACCCACGCTTTATGAGCGTACACCTCCAAATTGCCTGGTTAATGATCCAACCCTCCTTCACATCCGTGAACCTGCAAGGCAGATAGTGCTTTCTGCTGCTCAATTTGTCGTTGGCCTTTCTTCCTCAATTG ATGGTAAGCCGCTAGCATGGTGTTCTGGTATCTTGAAGGATTTGGATAGAAAGAAGAGAACTGGTACCGTTGTGACGACTGCACATCTGATTCGCACGGCGCGCCCATCACCGGATGCTTGGTTATGCAGAGACGAGTATGCTTCTAATGTTAAG GTTACTGTCCACTTGCGGGGTGGCGCCGTTGCAAAGGGCCGCCTGCTCTACCACCAGAAGCACTATAATCTTGCTTTCTTCAGGGTTAAAATGCATCAATCTATTCAGTTACCCCATTTTATCGATAAAgtggaatgtgctcaagacatttTTGAGCTTGGAAGAGATGAAtctgtcaaactagtgatacatcaTGGTAGAGTAAAATATTCGAATCCAGACGTGTATGAGCGGAATCACCATATGCGCATTGAAGGTCCACATCGAAACCGTGAG TATGATAACGGAGGTCCTGTCATTGACTTAGACGGGAAGGTTGTGGGAATGATCGACAGTTGTCCAGAAGGGTCTTTTATACCTTCTTCAATTTTACTCAAGTGCTTTCATCTGTGGGAAAACTTTGG GCGCATCCGTCGACCCCACCTTGGATTGAAATTTTCTGCCATCAGCCTTCTAAACCCTGTTCATGTTGAGGATATATTGATCAAGCATAAGATTAAGGAGGGTCTTATTGTTCTAGAG GTGTCAGCAGACTCTACTGCTGAAAAATGTGGAATTCGAGTTGGGGATGTGGTTGAACGTGTCAATGGAAAATGCATTTCTACTGTTGTGGAG TTAGAAGACATGTTGCTGAGCATAGTGGTGAACAGTGAAGATGGCCTTGATTCTGATCTGGATGTGGAG ATTCAGATATACTGCACGCGTAGACATCTTCGGAGAATCAAAGTATTGACTGTGAAGGTATCTGAAGATGCTGAATTTGTTGCAAGAGGCATACAGGTTTTCTCAG CTTCCGGTCTGGTGACTTCTTCACCCCGTACTTCACCCAGTACTTCACCAAGTGAGCCCAG GCCAGAGGAGGAACGTTGTTACGCCTATTAA